The Microbacterium schleiferi genome contains the following window.
CGTGGAATCGCTCCACCAGCTCCGAATGGCGCTCGGGTTCGGTCACCGGGTCGAGGGTGCTGCCCTCTTCTGTAAGAGATCGAAGTTCGCGTGCCATCGCCCCTCCGTGGGCAGCCGCGGCAAGCCGCGCCGCCATCGCCTCGAGTTCGGCGCGGATCGCGATGAGCTCGCGGGTGCCCGATGACTCGGGCTGGGCGACTATTGCACCCTTGTATTTGCGCAACTCGAGAAAGCGCTGCTGCTCCAGCACCTGAAAGGCCTCGCGCACGGGTACTCGGGAGACGTCGAAATCGGAAGCAATCTCCTCCTCGCGAAGCCGGCTGCCGGGAACGTACGAGCCATCGATGATCCGTCCCCGGATCGCGGCGGCAATCACGTCGCGCAGGGGAAGCCCAGCACGAGAAGCCATGCTCCTCACTCTAGGGACCAACCCCGCCAGATGCCGAGTTCCGGTCGCCTCAGCTGGATGCTCCCCCGCTTGCGGACGATTCCGCCTCCGTCGCGTCCAGTCGCGCGTTCAGCCCGTCGACGATGCGATGCAAGCGATCATCCCGCAGCAGATCCGGCTCACGGGGTCGCTCGAACCCCACTTCGACGACATCGGCGACCTGCGCCGGTCTGGCGCTCAGCACGACGACTCGGTCGGCGAGGAACACCGCCTCCTCGACGCTGTGCGTGACGAGGAGCGTCGTGATGCGCAACCGCGTCCACACCGCCTGCAGCTCCACATTGAGTCGTCGTCGCGTCACCGCGTCGAGCGCTCCGAACGGCTCGTCCAGAAGCAGAACGGAGGGATCCAGAGCCAGAGCCCGCGCGATCGAGACTCGTTGACGCATCCCGCCGGAAAGCTGGGACGGGCGCGCATCGGCGAAGCCCCGGAGTCCGACCAAGTCGATCAGATCATCTACCTGGTGCCGATCGACGTCACGGCCCGCGACTCGGAAAGGGAGCTCAATGTTCTTGCGCACCGTCAACCACGGCAGCAGTGCGTGGTCCTGGAACGCGACACCCAGGCGATGATCGCGCGCGAGGACTCGCGGATGCTCACCGGCGATCGTCACGGACCCCGAAGTCGGCTCGTCAAGTCCGGCAATCATCCGCAAGATCGTCGA
Protein-coding sequences here:
- a CDS encoding GntR family transcriptional regulator; its protein translation is MASRAGLPLRDVIAAAIRGRIIDGSYVPGSRLREEEIASDFDVSRVPVREAFQVLEQQRFLELRKYKGAIVAQPESSGTRELIAIRAELEAMAARLAAAAHGGAMARELRSLTEEGSTLDPVTEPERHSELVERFHDTVAIASGNRELVEMLRTLRSRLSWIFGAELAARAAGSWDEHRDICASILGGEEAAAHLMREHVLGDLAFFDELIRR
- a CDS encoding ABC transporter ATP-binding protein — translated: MIAGLDEPTSGSVTIAGEHPRVLARDHRLGVAFQDHALLPWLTVRKNIELPFRVAGRDVDRHQVDDLIDLVGLRGFADARPSQLSGGMRQRVSIARALALDPSVLLLDEPFGALDAVTRRRLNVELQAVWTRLRITTLLVTHSVEEAVFLADRVVVLSARPAQVADVVEVGFERPREPDLLRDDRLHRIVDGLNARLDATEAESSASGGASS